In Hymenobacter gelipurpurascens, one DNA window encodes the following:
- a CDS encoding acyltransferase family protein, which produces MSAIQDAIPIPRTKINYNLEALRGFAALVVVWHHALLPAYNHLLSPHYQLSGPASFTPSGHFAVLIFFLLSGYVIEISTKPITTRTDIGAYLKKRAVRLYPIYLVVLLFTLFVATTAYSWQTKLAHFTLLQGALSPVMMELNPSWSLAQEVCFYLLFLPLSFFRVPPQWAALGALLVGLINLALGAPVIFLTTYALGFTFWLLGAALARFLQDRPAFQPTYSQMLSALLLFVSLQNFNVFLTIGSKLLALTGGWLQYPANMSWWHTILEPVDFAYLPYCLFILGMFIGKEYPGRKIISRVLMLLPLITFRYISTLSAQEQYNLAIPISCYVASLAFYFLPTLVERQAKAVLGVLTQAAGISFALYLVHMPLLYVFARVDVFSSTPLAWLVRAVGYLALCCGLAYILEKLIQPFIKRYFT; this is translated from the coding sequence ATGAGCGCTATCCAAGATGCTATCCCAATTCCGAGAACTAAAATTAACTACAACTTAGAGGCCCTACGGGGCTTTGCGGCTCTTGTGGTGGTGTGGCATCACGCACTGCTGCCAGCTTACAACCACTTACTTAGCCCCCACTATCAACTTTCCGGACCAGCTTCCTTCACGCCGTCTGGTCATTTTGCAGTACTCATCTTCTTTCTGCTCAGCGGGTACGTCATAGAAATTTCCACGAAGCCAATAACCACCAGGACGGATATAGGAGCCTACCTGAAGAAACGCGCTGTACGCCTTTACCCAATCTACCTAGTAGTGCTGCTGTTTACGTTGTTTGTGGCCACTACTGCTTATAGCTGGCAAACTAAACTAGCGCATTTTACGCTCTTACAGGGTGCGCTTTCGCCGGTTATGATGGAATTAAACCCCTCCTGGTCTTTGGCTCAAGAGGTGTGTTTTTACTTGCTGTTCCTGCCACTAAGTTTCTTCAGGGTGCCGCCCCAGTGGGCAGCGTTGGGGGCGCTACTCGTAGGCCTAATCAACCTAGCGCTGGGTGCTCCAGTAATCTTTTTAACGACCTATGCGCTAGGATTCACCTTTTGGCTACTAGGTGCTGCGCTGGCTCGCTTCCTGCAAGATAGGCCAGCCTTCCAGCCGACCTATAGCCAGATGCTCAGCGCCCTGTTACTCTTTGTGTCGCTGCAAAACTTCAATGTATTCCTGACAATAGGTAGCAAACTTCTGGCCCTGACAGGCGGCTGGTTGCAATATCCGGCAAACATGAGTTGGTGGCACACCATCCTTGAGCCAGTTGATTTTGCCTACCTGCCATACTGCCTGTTTATTCTCGGAATGTTCATAGGCAAGGAGTACCCAGGCCGGAAAATCATTAGCCGAGTGCTCATGCTGCTCCCCTTGATAACCTTTCGCTATATCTCTACTCTGTCCGCTCAGGAGCAATACAACCTGGCTATTCCTATCAGTTGCTACGTGGCCTCGCTGGCATTTTACTTCCTACCCACCTTGGTAGAGCGCCAAGCAAAGGCGGTACTGGGTGTATTGACACAGGCAGCTGGAATATCCTTTGCGTTGTACCTGGTGCACATGCCCTTGCTATACGTTTTTGCCCGCGTAGATGTTTTTTCCAGCACACCGCTGGCCTGGTTGGTTCGGGCAGTTGGTTACTTAGCTTTGTGCTGTGGACTAGCTTATATCCTAGAAAAACTGATTCAACCTTTTATCAAACGATACTTTACTTAA
- a CDS encoding acyltransferase family protein — translation MLASKQVTRHNYFLDLLRCLAASSVLIYHYTYRAYAADNLSPLPFLSLAPITKYGYLGVQLFFIVSGYVVLMSAESKTVRQFLISRISRLYPAFWIACTVTFLVKLLFLPGVVSQSARELLHVTPLEYIYNMTMFHELAGITQHVDGAYWTLSIEIVFYFLISLIIGYRLFAYLDYLIAAWLLYAIWPGLPHHGAPLPSLFFPGYAPFFAAGILFYQLHKPATSRKKLLRYGLLAFAFLASLKAGLGEAAGLSMHFKDTFSPIVVAVFITVIFGVFYSATRPNKLLLQYKWFATLGSLTYPLYLLHSDIGFIIFHRLGNESNKNTVLATTIIIMFALAWLLHRFVEKPLGKRLAKFTSELLSRVNSV, via the coding sequence ATGCTGGCCTCTAAACAAGTAACAAGACACAACTACTTTCTGGATTTATTACGCTGTTTGGCCGCTTCGAGTGTACTGATTTATCATTACACCTACCGCGCATATGCTGCAGATAACCTCAGTCCATTACCCTTCCTGTCGCTGGCTCCAATTACAAAATATGGATACTTAGGGGTACAGTTGTTCTTTATCGTTTCAGGCTATGTAGTGCTAATGAGCGCTGAGAGCAAAACGGTTCGCCAGTTTCTTATTTCGCGCATTTCCCGCCTATATCCCGCTTTTTGGATAGCCTGCACTGTGACCTTTCTGGTGAAGCTATTATTCCTGCCCGGAGTAGTTAGCCAGAGCGCACGGGAATTGTTGCATGTCACACCGCTGGAATATATCTACAACATGACCATGTTCCATGAATTGGCGGGCATTACACAGCATGTAGATGGCGCGTACTGGACGCTTAGCATTGAGATTGTCTTCTATTTCCTTATTTCACTGATCATTGGCTACCGCTTATTTGCATACCTGGATTACCTTATTGCGGCGTGGTTGCTTTATGCTATCTGGCCTGGCCTGCCACATCATGGCGCGCCATTACCCTCCCTATTCTTTCCTGGTTACGCGCCTTTTTTCGCCGCTGGCATTCTCTTTTATCAGTTGCATAAGCCCGCTACCAGTCGCAAGAAGCTACTGCGTTATGGGCTGCTGGCCTTTGCCTTCCTGGCTTCTCTTAAAGCTGGATTAGGTGAAGCAGCAGGCCTAAGTATGCACTTCAAGGACACTTTCTCGCCCATTGTAGTAGCTGTTTTTATTACAGTAATATTTGGGGTTTTCTATAGTGCAACACGCCCAAATAAGTTGCTTCTACAATACAAATGGTTTGCTACCCTCGGCAGTTTAACATACCCACTGTACCTGCTACATAGTGATATTGGCTTTATTATTTTCCATCGACTGGGCAATGAAAGCAACAAGAACACAGTGCTTGCTACTACAATTATCATAATGTTTGCATTAGCTTGGCTACTTCACAGATTCGTGGAAAAGCCGCTTGGAAAACGGCTAGCGAAATTCACATCTGAATTACTCTCCCGTGTCAACTCAGTTTAG
- a CDS encoding glycosyltransferase family 2 protein produces the protein MQQVTVSVCTITYNHADYIAQTIESVLAQTGPGLVVEMVIGDDGSSDGTREIIAGYAARYPHQIKPLFHEKNLGANANTRACLLACTGEFIAALEGDDYWTDPTKLHRQVEALRAAPDCAMCFHDAAFVYEANSVDRDKENWKDSFAEQYPLILPATTEPEQPCVRFSQQDIVRLGHFMPTPSLLFRASSIPRPLPDWFLKVYAGDTTMQLLSTAHGPALYLPRRMAAYRKHAGGLSLTSRSSLKRNISTIWQTQHYLRIFDRSLAPYFESSLEQLYFERSLLHQGLGQQGKRLFYYGCALTVNRRVFFGHFKRLASRFLQR, from the coding sequence ATGCAGCAAGTAACGGTAAGTGTATGCACCATCACGTATAACCACGCTGACTACATTGCCCAGACCATCGAGAGCGTGCTGGCACAGACCGGACCTGGCTTGGTGGTGGAAATGGTAATAGGTGACGATGGTTCTAGCGACGGTACTCGGGAAATAATAGCTGGGTATGCTGCGCGCTACCCCCACCAGATTAAGCCCTTGTTTCACGAAAAAAACCTAGGAGCCAACGCTAATACGAGAGCATGCTTACTCGCGTGCACAGGAGAATTCATTGCAGCCCTCGAAGGCGATGACTATTGGACTGATCCCACTAAGTTGCACCGGCAGGTAGAGGCCTTGCGTGCGGCTCCGGACTGTGCTATGTGCTTTCACGACGCAGCCTTTGTGTATGAAGCCAATAGCGTGGACCGGGATAAGGAAAACTGGAAGGACAGCTTTGCTGAACAATATCCGCTCATTCTACCGGCAACAACCGAGCCCGAGCAGCCCTGCGTACGTTTTAGTCAGCAGGACATCGTGCGGCTAGGACACTTTATGCCCACGCCCTCTCTGTTGTTTCGGGCTAGCAGTATTCCCCGGCCACTGCCCGATTGGTTCCTGAAGGTATACGCGGGTGACACGACGATGCAGTTGTTAAGCACGGCCCACGGCCCAGCGCTGTACCTGCCCCGCCGTATGGCTGCTTACCGTAAGCACGCGGGTGGTCTATCACTTACTTCGCGCAGCAGCTTGAAGCGCAACATCAGTACAATTTGGCAAACTCAGCACTATCTGCGTATTTTCGATCGGAGCCTGGCCCCCTATTTTGAAAGCAGTTTAGAGCAGCTCTACTTCGAGCGCAGCTTGTTGCATCAGGGTCTGGGGCAACAAGGTAAGCGGCTGTTTTATTACGGATGTGCGCTTACCGTCAACCGTCGCGTATTTTTCGGCCATTTCAAACGCCTGGCTAGCCGGTTCTTGCAACGGTAA
- a CDS encoding site-specific integrase, with protein MFVRFILRKNVRHPDREGTLYCRVTVDKVEALPFATSIKCFAKNWNPGAQVVKGRTDSAQLANNELTRIRNVFEGYRNEYNRDNINFTAPGLVKRYKEASGSRLSLLELFDAFIEERSGLVGIEISATTLGVDRTRRRALAKFLQVRGELSLRPENFTLNYCDAYVHWHRVAERNGHDYAQKSLGAVQQVLLWGVRREILRTNPMNGYEFRKGKDKELVFLDTDELGRISYYPFQLQALRSAAWCFVFQCWTGLAYADLCNLRLPRDIERGTDGRRWLRITRQKSTMMDSYECLVPLLPEAERILTLCGQQLPVRSNAKYNVHLKEVAAICGLSVERLTTHIGRKTAGVLLLNAGVRMEVVSKILGHKSVRITERIYARILDRTIAEDIERVFGTTRNHPLDIAPMRLDRGGAATGTDGVDWTPATPEQWRQAGPAATGNAGFDSME; from the coding sequence ATGTTCGTTCGATTCATTCTGCGCAAGAACGTGCGCCACCCCGACCGGGAGGGCACGCTCTATTGCCGAGTTACCGTTGATAAAGTAGAAGCGCTGCCCTTTGCCACATCTATCAAGTGCTTTGCCAAGAACTGGAATCCAGGAGCCCAAGTAGTGAAGGGTCGCACCGATTCGGCGCAGCTGGCCAACAATGAGCTGACGCGGATTCGCAATGTCTTCGAGGGATACCGTAACGAGTACAACCGGGACAACATTAACTTCACGGCCCCGGGGCTGGTGAAGCGCTATAAGGAAGCCAGCGGTAGCCGGCTCAGCCTACTGGAATTATTCGATGCCTTTATTGAGGAGCGTAGTGGTTTGGTCGGTATCGAGATATCGGCCACCACCTTGGGCGTTGACCGCACCCGGCGCCGGGCTTTAGCGAAATTCCTGCAGGTGCGCGGTGAGCTGAGTCTACGGCCTGAGAATTTCACGCTCAACTACTGTGACGCCTACGTGCACTGGCACCGGGTAGCCGAGCGCAACGGACACGACTACGCGCAAAAATCTTTAGGTGCGGTGCAGCAAGTGTTGCTCTGGGGAGTGCGCCGGGAAATTCTGCGCACCAACCCAATGAACGGCTATGAGTTTCGCAAGGGAAAGGATAAGGAACTGGTGTTTCTGGACACCGATGAGCTAGGCCGTATTAGCTATTACCCGTTTCAGCTACAGGCCCTGCGCTCAGCCGCCTGGTGCTTCGTGTTTCAGTGCTGGACTGGGCTGGCCTATGCCGATTTGTGCAACCTACGTCTGCCTCGGGACATTGAACGTGGCACCGATGGGCGGCGGTGGCTGCGCATTACCCGCCAAAAGTCTACGATGATGGATTCATACGAGTGCCTGGTCCCCTTGCTGCCCGAAGCCGAACGGATCCTAACACTATGCGGCCAGCAACTGCCCGTGCGTAGCAATGCCAAATACAACGTTCATCTAAAGGAGGTGGCGGCCATCTGTGGCCTGTCAGTGGAGCGGCTCACCACGCACATAGGACGCAAGACAGCGGGTGTATTGCTACTCAATGCGGGCGTCCGGATGGAAGTAGTCAGCAAAATCCTAGGCCATAAGAGCGTACGCATAACTGAGCGTATTTACGCCCGCATACTAGACCGGACCATTGCCGAAGATATTGAGCGGGTATTCGGAACTACCCGAAACCACCCGCTTGACATTGCGCCCATGCGCTTGGATAGGGGAGGGGCAGCCACCGGCACGGATGGAGTGGACTGGACGCCTGCCACGCCTGAGCAGTGGCGGCAGGCCGGGCCGGCAGCTACAGGAAATGCAGGTTTTGATTCAATGGAGTAG
- a CDS encoding YihY/virulence factor BrkB family protein, with the protein MRLPVRRYHLPDVRRRRSYRRFIVFLKRLRFNHGRASVYDVVDRMLQEIKLDGVAKRASYMAFNFTIAIFPTIIFLFTLIPYIPVPNLNLDILQFLADLIPREMYVAVSGTIEDIVNIPHGGLLSFGFATALVLSSNGIMALLDAFEKKYPSFKKRTYVRKRVIATLLTVVLSSVLLFSVAGIFFGTYIIDALVYHEIVPESMTDQLITLLRYGSVIGLFLLATCLVYYYVPPVHNKWPFISAGAIVATLLIFLVSFLFILYVKIFDSYNHFYGSIGTLVGFMVWLDFVCMTLILGFEVNVSIDAVTGRLRTAK; encoded by the coding sequence ATGCGTCTGCCCGTCCGCCGATACCATCTGCCCGATGTGCGCCGCCGGCGTAGCTACCGCCGTTTTATAGTGTTTCTGAAGCGCCTGCGCTTCAACCATGGCCGAGCTTCCGTATATGATGTAGTAGACAGAATGCTGCAGGAAATTAAGCTGGATGGCGTAGCGAAACGGGCCAGCTACATGGCCTTCAACTTCACAATTGCCATTTTCCCAACCATCATTTTCCTCTTCACCCTTATTCCTTACATCCCGGTCCCGAACCTGAACCTAGACATCCTACAATTCCTAGCCGACCTGATTCCGCGGGAAATGTACGTGGCAGTTTCCGGCACCATTGAGGATATCGTGAACATTCCGCACGGCGGCTTGCTATCGTTCGGTTTTGCTACGGCTCTGGTACTGAGTTCGAATGGTATTATGGCCCTGCTGGATGCCTTCGAGAAGAAGTACCCATCCTTCAAAAAGCGCACGTACGTCCGCAAGCGAGTCATTGCCACGCTGCTGACGGTCGTGCTTTCGTCGGTGCTGCTGTTTTCAGTGGCGGGCATCTTCTTCGGTACTTACATCATTGATGCGCTGGTGTACCACGAAATCGTGCCCGAATCCATGACCGATCAACTTATTACGTTGTTGCGTTACGGCTCGGTTATCGGTCTGTTTTTGCTGGCTACCTGCCTGGTGTACTACTACGTGCCGCCAGTGCATAATAAGTGGCCCTTCATATCGGCAGGAGCCATTGTAGCCACATTGCTGATCTTCCTCGTGTCGTTCCTGTTTATCCTTTACGTCAAGATTTTCGACAGCTACAACCATTTTTATGGCTCTATTGGCACACTGGTCGGCTTCATGGTATGGCTCGACTTCGTGTGCATGACCCTCATTCTGGGGTTTGAAGTCAACGTAAGCATCGATGCCGTTACGGGAAGATTACGCACGGCTAAGTAG